In Pseudomonadota bacterium, the DNA window ATTGTTTTTAAAAATCTTCATCAACTTCTTTGATTATGGAATAAACCTCATTACTATCGGCCGCTTTCAATAGTTTGTTTTTAAAAGAGTCGTTTTTTAGAATCCTTGAAATCCGTGCAAGCAGTTTTAAATGCAGCCCTGTTGAATTTTCAGGTGTTAAAATCAAGAAGAAAAGATGGGTCGGTCGCCCATCAATAGATTCAAAATCCACCCCTTTTCGGCTTAAACCTAAACCCAGTATAAGCGATTCAAGATTTTTTAATTTTCCATGTGGAATTCCAATGCCTCCGCCTATTCCGGTGCTTCCCAAACATTCCCTTTCCTTAATAACATCTATAAGCTCTTTACTATCCTTGCCTGTGAGTCCGGAAACAGAAGCAACCAGCTCTTCAATAACTCCGGCCTTATCAGTTGATCTAAGATCGGTATTTATGGTATCTTTTTGTAATACTTCAAGGATTTTCATTTTATTTCATCATACCGAAAATTAAGCATACATTCGGTTTCTTGGCCGTTAATTAACTTATAGGTTGGATAAGGCCGTAATTTCCATCTTT includes these proteins:
- a CDS encoding PTS sugar transporter subunit IIA — protein: MKILEVLQKDTINTDLRSTDKAGVIEELVASVSGLTGKDSKELIDVIKERECLGSTGIGGGIGIPHGKLKNLESLILGLGLSRKGVDFESIDGRPTHLFFLILTPENSTGLHLKLLARISRILKNDSFKNKLLKAADSNEVYSIIKEVDEDF